A portion of the Algisphaera agarilytica genome contains these proteins:
- a CDS encoding LysM peptidoglycan-binding domain-containing protein — translation MNTPVFSSLCLTGLLTLSFGCSQVNRLYEQDTGEMAEVPGPPPAETSSQYAAEEDVAFIEPMDAGDEDAMLSDDVDAIEPLPEPEPAAPRTYTIQKGDSFWKIAKSVYGDPMRMKDIEAANPDIDPKKLKIGDEIILPE, via the coding sequence ATGAACACCCCGGTCTTTTCTTCACTCTGCCTGACGGGTCTGCTGACCCTGTCGTTTGGATGCAGCCAAGTCAACCGTCTCTACGAGCAAGACACCGGCGAGATGGCCGAGGTCCCCGGTCCGCCGCCCGCAGAGACCTCCTCGCAGTACGCTGCGGAAGAGGATGTGGCGTTCATCGAGCCGATGGACGCGGGTGATGAGGACGCGATGCTTTCCGACGATGTGGATGCGATCGAGCCGCTGCCCGAACCCGAGCCCGCGGCCCCCCGCACCTACACCATCCAGAAGGGCGACTCCTTCTGGAAGATCGCCAAATCGGTCTACGGCGACCCGATGCGCATGAAAGACATCGAAGCGGCCAACCCCGATATCGACCCCAAAAAACTGAAAATCGGCGACGAAATCATTCTGCCCGAGTGA
- a CDS encoding LemA family protein: protein MFNDLLTAVPITAALSGNLIATLIFVAILVVLGFIVIGMYNKLVSFRERSKNAFAQIDVQLERRYDLIPNLVETAKGYMAHEKETLESVMAARASATQARVHVGGDPSNMAAMGELASAEGALTGALGRLMAVAEAYPDLKANQNMMQLTEELTATENKVAFARQGYNDAATRYNEYKQQFPPVLIANIFGFSDSAYLDLDDSPEKREAVKVQF from the coding sequence ATGTTCAACGATCTTCTGACTGCTGTTCCGATCACCGCCGCTTTGAGTGGCAACCTGATCGCCACCTTGATCTTCGTCGCGATTCTCGTGGTCCTCGGTTTCATCGTGATCGGGATGTACAACAAGCTGGTGTCTTTCCGTGAGCGGAGCAAGAACGCGTTCGCCCAGATCGATGTCCAACTCGAACGGCGTTACGACCTGATCCCCAACCTCGTCGAGACCGCCAAGGGCTACATGGCCCACGAAAAGGAAACCCTTGAATCCGTGATGGCGGCCCGCGCCTCGGCGACCCAGGCCCGTGTCCACGTCGGCGGCGACCCCAGCAACATGGCGGCCATGGGCGAGCTCGCCTCGGCGGAAGGCGCTCTCACCGGTGCGCTCGGGCGCCTGATGGCCGTGGCCGAGGCCTACCCGGACCTCAAGGCCAACCAGAACATGATGCAGCTCACCGAAGAGCTGACCGCGACGGAAAACAAGGTCGCCTTCGCTCGCCAGGGCTACAACGACGCCGCGACCCGGTACAACGAGTACAAGCAGCAGTTCCCGCCGGTGCTCATCGCCAACATCTTCGGCTTCAGCGACTCGGCGTATCTCGATCTGGACGACAGCCCCGAGAAACGCGAAGCGGTCAAGGTTCAGTTTTAA
- a CDS encoding M48 family metallopeptidase codes for MDFFDHQDVARKKTGRLVLLMFLAVVSIIALIYGVVLIAAIQLQGQSVSSGANGVHSFGTPDLPYLTLLGATAVGVLVVVGSGSLFKTSQLSAGGRVVAESMGGRVIETDTTDPDERRVLNVVHEMAIASGAPVPAVYIMDQENAINAFAAGWSLDDAVIGVTRGCVQQLTRDELQGVIAHEFSHILNGDMRINLRLVGVIFGILVISVIGGVVMRSIFYSGGTRRRSSNNKDGGGAVIAIFLLGLAMYIIGYVGVFFGRLIQAAISRQREFLADASAVQFTRNPDGIAGALKRIGGYSAGSKMQSAHAIEHSHMFFGSAVTSYLGGALATHPPLPERIRRIDPSWEGGYPEERHIAQHCESLAAGAAGFAGASVADEKPSQPSAAMGFSPSEGTASAFEQIGALTPSHIHHAQHLIDAMPNVLRSAAQTSTGAQAVIFALLLDRKDGGTRANQLAYLDAKSLGPVAALTHRLAEPAGELKTEMRLPLVDLALPALSRLQPQALEQWFVHLDALVAADQRLDLFEWALRQVVWRHLAAPSRGGGGKKKLASGRNALSVVLSVLSRVGAGNARDASRAFEAAAEHVPQLGLELLPSESVSMSRLTEAVDELSGLEPKSQRLAIEACASAIASDRQVTARESELFRAVVETLGVPVPPLLPGQKLI; via the coding sequence ATGGACTTTTTTGATCACCAGGATGTCGCCCGCAAGAAGACCGGCCGGCTGGTCTTGCTGATGTTCCTCGCGGTGGTTTCCATCATCGCGCTGATCTACGGCGTGGTGCTGATCGCTGCGATCCAGCTCCAGGGGCAGTCGGTTTCGTCGGGCGCAAACGGCGTGCACAGCTTCGGCACACCCGACTTGCCCTACCTCACGCTCCTGGGTGCCACCGCGGTCGGCGTGCTTGTCGTGGTGGGTAGCGGCTCGCTCTTCAAGACCAGTCAACTCTCGGCGGGCGGCCGGGTGGTGGCCGAGTCGATGGGTGGGCGGGTGATCGAGACAGACACGACCGATCCCGACGAGCGGCGGGTGCTCAACGTGGTCCACGAGATGGCGATCGCGTCGGGGGCACCGGTGCCCGCGGTCTACATCATGGATCAGGAAAACGCGATTAACGCCTTTGCTGCGGGATGGTCGCTCGACGACGCCGTGATCGGCGTCACACGCGGCTGCGTGCAGCAGCTTACCCGTGATGAATTGCAGGGCGTGATCGCTCACGAGTTCAGCCACATCCTCAACGGCGATATGCGGATCAACCTCCGCCTGGTGGGCGTGATCTTCGGGATCCTCGTCATCAGCGTGATCGGCGGGGTGGTGATGCGGTCGATCTTCTACTCCGGCGGAACCCGGCGACGCAGCAGCAACAACAAAGACGGCGGCGGGGCGGTCATCGCGATCTTCCTGCTGGGCCTGGCGATGTACATCATCGGCTACGTCGGCGTGTTCTTCGGCCGGCTGATCCAGGCGGCGATCTCACGGCAGCGGGAATTCCTGGCCGACGCCTCGGCCGTGCAGTTCACCCGCAACCCCGACGGCATCGCGGGAGCGCTCAAACGCATCGGGGGATATTCCGCGGGCAGCAAGATGCAGAGCGCCCACGCCATCGAACACAGCCACATGTTCTTCGGCAGCGCCGTGACGAGCTACCTCGGCGGTGCGTTGGCAACCCACCCGCCCCTGCCCGAACGTATCCGACGGATCGATCCGAGTTGGGAAGGCGGATACCCCGAAGAGCGGCACATCGCTCAGCACTGCGAAAGCCTCGCGGCAGGAGCCGCGGGTTTTGCTGGGGCTTCGGTGGCGGATGAAAAGCCCAGCCAACCGAGCGCGGCGATGGGGTTCTCGCCAAGCGAAGGCACGGCTTCGGCGTTTGAGCAGATCGGCGCCTTGACCCCCTCGCACATCCATCACGCTCAGCATCTGATCGATGCGATGCCCAATGTCCTGCGTTCTGCGGCACAGACCTCGACCGGTGCACAGGCGGTGATCTTCGCACTGCTTCTGGATCGCAAGGACGGCGGGACCCGGGCCAACCAGCTTGCGTATCTCGATGCCAAGTCGCTCGGGCCGGTCGCGGCTTTGACTCATCGGTTGGCGGAACCGGCCGGCGAGCTGAAGACCGAGATGCGTTTGCCGCTGGTCGATCTGGCCCTGCCCGCACTGTCCCGGCTGCAGCCCCAGGCCTTGGAGCAATGGTTCGTCCACCTCGATGCGCTGGTCGCGGCCGACCAGCGGTTGGATTTGTTCGAGTGGGCTTTGCGGCAGGTGGTTTGGCGCCATCTGGCCGCGCCGTCTCGTGGCGGCGGGGGCAAGAAAAAGCTCGCGTCCGGTCGGAACGCGTTGTCCGTGGTCTTGTCGGTCCTCTCGCGGGTCGGGGCGGGTAACGCGCGGGATGCGTCGCGGGCCTTCGAGGCGGCGGCGGAGCACGTCCCCCAGCTGGGGCTCGAACTGTTGCCCTCAGAGAGCGTTTCGATGTCACGGCTGACCGAAGCGGTGGACGAGCTCTCGGGCCTGGAGCCCAAGTCCCAGCGGCTGGCGATCGAGGCGTGCGCCTCCGCGATCGCCTCGGATCGCCAGGTGACCGCACGGGAAAGCGAGCTGTTCCGGGCGGTCGTGGAAACGCTCGGGGTGCCGGTTCCTCCGCTGCTCCCGGGGCAGAAACTCATCTGA
- the pyrF gene encoding orotidine-5'-phosphate decarboxylase has protein sequence MTESDKTHHAADRLIEACRSKGAPVCVGIDPVLNKLPDSLGGLEPIAAIEKFSLEVIEAVAEHVPAIKPQIACFERYGSEGYAVYERVATAGREAGLFVIGDAKRGDIGTSSAHYASGLLVGEEDSAVGCDALTVNTYLGMDGIEPFFKAAAATGKGLFALVRTSNPGGDKLQGLRLEDGRSVAEAVADQVADLGCGELGSSGYSLLGAVVGATKPEDAVSLRQRMPQQIFLVPGFGAQGGSADDVRACFKPDGTGAIITASRSVIYAYNPADTDWPDAVTQAAIDLKRQIAEILS, from the coding sequence ATGACCGAATCAGATAAGACGCATCATGCCGCTGACCGACTGATCGAGGCGTGCCGTAGCAAAGGCGCCCCGGTGTGTGTGGGTATCGATCCCGTGTTGAACAAGTTGCCCGATAGCCTCGGCGGTCTCGAGCCGATCGCGGCGATCGAGAAGTTTTCGCTGGAAGTGATCGAGGCCGTGGCCGAGCACGTCCCGGCGATCAAGCCGCAGATCGCGTGCTTCGAGCGCTACGGCAGCGAAGGCTACGCGGTGTACGAGCGGGTGGCCACCGCGGGTCGCGAGGCGGGCTTGTTCGTCATCGGCGACGCCAAACGCGGCGACATCGGCACCAGCTCGGCGCACTACGCCTCGGGCCTGCTGGTGGGCGAGGAAGACAGCGCGGTGGGTTGCGATGCCCTGACCGTGAACACCTACCTCGGCATGGACGGCATCGAGCCGTTCTTCAAAGCGGCAGCGGCCACGGGCAAAGGGCTGTTTGCTCTGGTCCGGACGTCCAACCCCGGCGGCGACAAGCTCCAGGGGCTCCGGCTGGAAGATGGCCGGAGCGTCGCGGAGGCGGTGGCGGATCAGGTGGCCGATCTGGGGTGTGGTGAACTCGGCTCCAGCGGGTACTCCCTGCTGGGCGCGGTGGTGGGTGCGACCAAGCCCGAGGACGCCGTGTCGCTGCGGCAACGCATGCCCCAGCAGATTTTCCTGGTCCCCGGCTTCGGGGCGCAGGGCGGTTCGGCGGACGACGTGCGGGCCTGCTTCAAGCCCGACGGAACGGGGGCGATCATCACGGCGAGCCGTTCGGTGATCTACGCCTACAACCCGGCCGACACCGATTGGCCCGACGCGGTGACCCAGGCGGCGATTGACTTGAAACGGCAGATCGCCGAAATCCTGTCCTGA
- a CDS encoding sodium:solute symporter family protein codes for MQTVDWIIIAAFGLLLVGIVIFTNRITKSVAGFLSSERCAGRYLLTIANSMAFCSAIGIVGGFEGTYRNGITSIWWGMLMMPIGTILALTGWVTYRYRQTRSLTMAQFLEKRYSRKFRIFAGFVAFISGMLNCAVFPLVTAHFLVYFLDLPQVTYFTLGPWECGTHFLVMLVMVSLGVILAISGGQITIMVTDFFQGTIGTVALLAMIALLLSTVGWSTLMTTLKASEDIRVLETTGGDQLEYPVWYQERVAPVREHHAALEAAMPGVFEVLRDNPEVFDALGQGVEEARVLAAEKRELDLVGLELAAADYEEDADLAKALETGVAEAKAVALDNANALLADDDAENDSKAEALLTLANGSAVLTQAARSYRSTRLLVNEDYPDMVRILERAEDASMMNPSKLGNEGAFSVPFFIMMGLIMISQVGVWQGGSGYLTAARTPHEGRMGGILSGWRWMTITLGSVAAVTLIYCTIWNANYVQEQQAIQEAAQAIQDPLLQSQQFVPTALGIVLPAGLMGLFAVFMIGASISTDDSAYHSWGSIFLQDVVMPFRKKPFSTKEHLLYLRLAIIGVGLFALFFSSLWRLTDFINMWFQITGAIYTGGAMCAIVGGLYWRRGTTAGAWAGMLVGSSLSLYAIYFLNGRNLVAEGINLFGLIHLELKNIPILSVVQSTEVPYKVPRWIIGVGGEPINGLHLAVMNILISIGVYTLVSTLTCRVPTNLDKLLHRGEYAIDDDKTAAAKEAEKSGKRRNILRMIGITDEFSKFDVFLYCLSITWTAMLSISFLSITTWFLFFQSAEERNNSAEAWYTGWAWLLGIQGLMAVITGIWYACGGARDLVRLVRAVQGKAVDEADDGFEQTKPAFEKE; via the coding sequence ATGCAAACCGTTGACTGGATCATCATCGCCGCCTTTGGTCTCCTGCTGGTCGGCATCGTGATCTTCACCAACCGTATCACCAAATCGGTGGCGGGCTTTCTCTCTTCCGAACGATGCGCAGGACGGTACCTCTTAACCATCGCCAACTCGATGGCCTTCTGCTCGGCGATCGGCATCGTCGGCGGCTTCGAAGGCACCTACCGCAACGGCATCACCAGCATCTGGTGGGGCATGCTCATGATGCCCATCGGGACCATCCTCGCGCTGACCGGGTGGGTCACCTATCGCTACCGCCAGACACGATCGCTGACGATGGCGCAGTTCCTCGAGAAGCGCTACAGCCGTAAGTTCCGGATCTTCGCGGGCTTCGTTGCGTTTATCTCGGGCATGCTCAACTGCGCGGTCTTCCCGCTCGTGACCGCGCACTTCCTGGTCTACTTCCTCGATCTGCCGCAGGTGACGTATTTCACGCTCGGGCCATGGGAGTGCGGCACGCACTTCTTGGTCATGCTGGTGATGGTGAGCCTCGGTGTGATCCTGGCGATCTCTGGCGGCCAGATCACCATCATGGTCACCGACTTCTTCCAAGGCACGATCGGCACGGTCGCTCTGCTGGCGATGATTGCGCTGCTGCTCTCGACCGTGGGCTGGTCGACCTTGATGACCACACTCAAGGCCTCGGAAGACATCCGGGTCCTGGAGACCACCGGTGGCGACCAGCTGGAATATCCGGTGTGGTATCAAGAGCGGGTCGCCCCCGTGCGGGAACACCACGCGGCGCTCGAGGCGGCGATGCCCGGTGTGTTTGAGGTGCTCCGTGACAACCCAGAGGTCTTCGATGCGTTGGGCCAGGGCGTGGAAGAAGCCCGCGTGCTGGCGGCCGAGAAACGCGAGCTGGACCTGGTCGGCCTCGAACTGGCCGCAGCAGACTACGAAGAAGACGCGGACCTGGCGAAAGCCCTTGAGACCGGGGTCGCTGAGGCCAAAGCCGTTGCTTTGGACAACGCGAACGCGTTGTTGGCCGACGATGACGCGGAAAACGACTCGAAGGCCGAGGCGCTTCTTACCTTGGCGAATGGCTCGGCGGTCCTGACCCAGGCCGCGCGGAGTTACCGCTCCACACGGCTGCTGGTCAACGAAGACTACCCCGACATGGTGCGGATCCTCGAGCGGGCTGAAGACGCTTCGATGATGAACCCGTCGAAGCTCGGCAACGAGGGAGCGTTCAGCGTGCCGTTCTTCATCATGATGGGCCTGATCATGATCAGTCAGGTCGGCGTGTGGCAGGGCGGATCGGGCTATCTCACTGCGGCACGCACGCCTCACGAAGGACGGATGGGCGGCATCCTCAGCGGCTGGCGTTGGATGACCATCACGCTCGGCAGCGTCGCGGCGGTCACGCTCATCTACTGCACGATATGGAACGCAAATTACGTCCAGGAGCAGCAGGCGATCCAGGAGGCCGCGCAAGCTATCCAAGACCCGCTGCTGCAGAGTCAACAGTTTGTGCCGACGGCTCTGGGCATTGTCTTGCCCGCCGGTCTTATGGGTTTGTTTGCTGTCTTCATGATCGGCGCATCGATCTCGACCGACGACTCCGCTTACCACTCCTGGGGTTCGATCTTCCTGCAGGACGTGGTCATGCCGTTCCGCAAGAAGCCGTTCTCGACCAAAGAACACCTGCTCTACCTGCGGCTGGCGATTATTGGTGTCGGGTTGTTTGCGCTGTTCTTTAGTTCGCTATGGCGGCTGACTGACTTCATCAACATGTGGTTCCAGATCACCGGGGCGATCTACACCGGCGGGGCGATGTGCGCGATCGTTGGCGGCCTCTATTGGCGTCGTGGCACCACGGCGGGGGCCTGGGCGGGCATGCTGGTAGGCAGTTCGCTATCGCTCTACGCAATCTATTTCCTCAACGGTCGCAACCTCGTCGCCGAGGGCATCAACCTCTTTGGGCTGATCCACCTGGAGCTGAAGAACATCCCGATCCTCAGTGTTGTGCAGAGCACCGAGGTACCCTACAAGGTGCCTCGCTGGATCATCGGCGTTGGGGGGGAGCCGATCAACGGCCTGCACTTGGCGGTGATGAACATCCTGATCTCGATCGGTGTGTACACCTTGGTGTCGACGCTGACCTGCCGCGTCCCGACGAATCTCGACAAACTGCTGCACCGCGGTGAGTACGCGATCGATGACGACAAGACCGCCGCCGCCAAGGAAGCCGAGAAATCCGGCAAGCGGCGTAACATCCTTCGCATGATCGGGATCACGGACGAGTTCTCCAAGTTTGACGTGTTCCTGTACTGCCTCTCGATCACATGGACTGCCATGCTCTCGATTAGCTTTCTGTCGATCACCACATGGTTCTTGTTCTTCCAGAGTGCCGAAGAACGTAACAACAGCGCTGAAGCCTGGTATACGGGTTGGGCCTGGCTGCTGGGGATTCAGGGGCTCATGGCGGTGATCACCGGTATTTGGTACGCCTGCGGCGGCGCACGCGACCTGGTCCGGCTGGTGCGTGCGGTTCAGGGCAAGGCGGTTGACGAGGCCGATGATGGTTTCGAGCAAACCAAACCCGCGTTCGAGAAAGAGTGA